A single genomic interval of Equus quagga isolate Etosha38 chromosome 19, UCLA_HA_Equagga_1.0, whole genome shotgun sequence harbors:
- the MYF6 gene encoding myogenic factor 6 — protein MMMDLFETGSYFFYLDGENVTLQPLEVAEGSPLYPGSDGTLSPCQDQMPPEAGSDSSGEEHVLAPPGLQPPHCPGQCLIWACKTCKRKSAPTDRRKAATLRERRRLKKINEAFEALKRRTVANPNQRLPKVEILRSAISYIERLQDLLHRLDQQEKMQELGVDPFSYRPKQENLEGADFLRTCSSQWPSVSDHSRGLVITAKEGGASMDSSASSSLRCLSSIVDSISSEERKLSCVEEVVDK, from the exons ATGATGATGGACCTTTTTGAAACTGGCTCCTATTTCTTCTACTTGGATGGGGAAAATGTTACCCTGCAGCCGTTAGAAGTGGCAGAGGGCTCTCCTTTGTATCCAGGGAGTGATGGTACCCTGTCCCCCTGCCAGGACCAAATGCCCCCGGAAGCTGGGAGCGACAGCAGCGGAGAGGAACACGTCCTGGCGCCCCCAGGCCTGCAGCCTCCCCACTGCCCTGGCCAATGTCTGATCTGGGCTTGCAAGACCTGCAAGAGAAAATCTGCCCCCACTGACCGGCGGAAAGCCGCCACTTTGCGCGAGAGGAGGCGGCTAAAGAAAATCAACGAGGCCTTCGAGGCTCTGAAGCGGCGGACTGTGGCCAACCCCAACCAGAGGCTGCCCAAGGTGGAGATTCTGCGGAGCGCCATCAGCTACATTGAAAGGCTGCAGGACCTGCTGCACCGGCTGGATCAGCAGGAGAAAATGCAGGAGCTAGGGGTAGACCCCTTCAGCTACAGACCCAAGCAAGAGAAT CTTGAGGGTGCGGATTTCCTGCGCACCTGCAGCTCCCAATGGCCAAGTGTTTCGGATCATTCCAGGGGGCTCGTGATAACCGCCAAGGAAG GAGGGGCAAGCATGGATTCGTCGGCGTCGAGCAGCCTTCGATGCCTTTCTTCCATCGTGGACAGTATTTCCTCGGAGGAACGCAAACTCTCCTGCGTGGAGGAGGTGGTGGACAAGTAA